Genomic segment of Candidatus Poribacteria bacterium:
TCATCGTCGGCGAGATCATCATCCCTCGGTTCGTCCTCAACGAGCTCCAGTACATCGCGGATTCCTCCGAGACGCTCCGCCGCAATAGGGGTCGGCGCGGCATCCAGGTTCTCGGTGACCTGCAGGAAGACCCGGAGCTGATCGTGCGGATCGTCGACGACGAGTTCCCGGATATCCCTGACGTGGACGCCAAGCTCGTCGCCCTGGCAAAGCGGATGGACGGAACGATTCTGACCAACGACGCCAACCTCAAGTCGGTGGCGGAGCTTCAGGGCGTGTCGGCGCTCAACGTCAATGCGCTCGCCAACGCCGTCAAGCCGGAGATTCTCCAGGGCGAAGTGCTGACCGTACGCATCGTCCGAGAGGGCAAGGAACCGGCGCAGGGAATCGCCTATCTCGACGACGGCACGATGATCGTCGTCGATGGCGGCAAGCACCACATGAACAGCACGCTCGCCGTCGAGGTGACCAGCGTTCTCCAGACGAGCGCCGGAAGGATGGTCTTCGCGCGCATCCGAGACGACATCCCTCGCTACGAGAAGGCGTGACGCGCGATGGACTCCGTTTTCGACGCGCTTCTCGCCGAGGTGATCGTGCCCGCCGCCGGAACCGGTTCCCGTCTCGGTGGTTCCACGAAGAAAACCTACCTGCGCATCGAGGGCGAGCCCCTTCTGGTGC
This window contains:
- a CDS encoding TRAM domain-containing protein, encoding MQAWFVRSVCLLVGGAASLSLWALGPPIALIPLLISGAIVLGERYSSPADVGRWTAIVIGVLAGLAITALGSLVLSRILRGQELLVQTGTACFAALACAASVLGFHHASATFHATRSGDRLRIADSTARILDTSVIIDGRIAGICRTGFIVGEIIIPRFVLNELQYIADSSETLRRNRGRRGIQVLGDLQEDPELIVRIVDDEFPDIPDVDAKLVALAKRMDGTILTNDANLKSVAELQGVSALNVNALANAVKPEILQGEVLTVRIVREGKEPAQGIAYLDDGTMIVVDGGKHHMNSTLAVEVTSVLQTSAGRMVFARIRDDIPRYEKA